A genomic stretch from Algoriphagus halophilus includes:
- a CDS encoding sensor histidine kinase, protein MELVLNPFSITLLFSGALVGMLSTFIAIKLGDSTRWIALTMLSVSIWGLFYGLELSSNTQEAMLLFIKFEYLGILSTPAFWLIFCMKYTGMRSKFLKLIYFLIGAIPAVSYLILLTNDFHHLHYAQTAVNDQGPFPVLEITIGPWYLVNIFYSYATFVIGLIILWTRFQNADPLYKTQTKFIFVAGIVPIIINLFYQLDIIRVYSEIDLTPYAFLFTYLILAFAIIRFNLFSIKPIAKERIIETITRGVLVIDSSLNIVDFNPALKAFYKNPESIKTGENLKLILKDYQVVLDLIQSNEAKTIEVQDETFDERKVIRIECIPILERKSSLSGSVLLFEDISEEVLTKEKLQTQAKELRQLNDLKDKYFSIISHDLKGPIFGVKELIHLTQSGVISQEEFMTMMPEISKNMENVAILLENLLAWTSSQIRGEFLQLSDFNVLPVLVQQKNLLERIAQEKELEFTLEGESEAWVLADKNMIELVIRNLLNNAVKFSGLHGIIKMSTKIEDQHVSICIEDNGSGISEENLTKLRNGISFTTKGQHNESGTGLGLILVNEYISKNHGSLDVQSELGKGTTFCIQLPIGTKPS, encoded by the coding sequence ATGGAACTTGTACTAAATCCATTTTCGATTACCCTTCTTTTCTCAGGGGCTCTAGTAGGAATGCTATCCACATTTATAGCAATTAAACTAGGGGATTCTACAAGGTGGATCGCTCTGACCATGCTTTCTGTTTCCATTTGGGGATTATTTTATGGGCTGGAATTATCGAGCAATACACAAGAAGCAATGCTATTGTTCATAAAATTCGAATACCTAGGAATTTTATCAACCCCTGCTTTCTGGCTGATTTTCTGTATGAAATATACAGGAATGCGATCCAAATTTTTAAAACTAATCTACTTTTTAATTGGAGCTATTCCAGCAGTTTCTTACTTGATATTACTAACCAATGACTTCCATCATCTACATTATGCACAAACCGCAGTTAATGACCAAGGCCCTTTTCCTGTCCTAGAGATTACTATTGGGCCTTGGTATTTGGTGAACATTTTTTATTCCTACGCCACATTTGTAATAGGATTGATCATACTTTGGACACGATTTCAAAATGCTGATCCTCTTTACAAAACTCAGACAAAATTCATTTTTGTAGCTGGTATAGTTCCAATTATTATTAACCTTTTTTACCAGCTGGACATCATTCGGGTTTATTCAGAAATTGATTTGACCCCATATGCATTCTTGTTCACGTATTTGATTTTAGCTTTTGCAATCATTCGATTCAACTTATTTAGTATCAAACCTATTGCAAAAGAAAGAATTATCGAAACCATTACACGAGGGGTGTTAGTTATCGATTCCAGTTTGAACATAGTGGATTTCAACCCTGCACTTAAAGCATTTTATAAAAACCCAGAGTCTATAAAGACAGGAGAAAATCTCAAACTGATTTTAAAAGATTATCAGGTTGTTCTTGATTTAATTCAATCGAATGAAGCCAAAACCATTGAGGTTCAAGATGAAACTTTTGATGAAAGGAAAGTGATAAGGATTGAATGCATCCCCATTTTGGAAAGAAAGTCATCTTTAAGTGGATCCGTTTTACTCTTTGAGGACATTAGTGAAGAAGTATTAACAAAAGAAAAGTTGCAGACACAGGCAAAGGAATTACGGCAGCTAAACGACCTCAAAGACAAATACTTCAGCATCATTTCCCATGATCTTAAAGGCCCAATTTTTGGAGTTAAAGAGCTAATTCACCTCACCCAAAGTGGGGTAATTTCTCAGGAAGAGTTTATGACCATGATGCCGGAAATTTCAAAAAACATGGAGAATGTGGCGATACTCCTTGAAAACCTCTTGGCATGGACCAGTTCTCAAATCCGCGGTGAATTCTTGCAATTATCTGATTTTAATGTTCTTCCAGTTTTGGTTCAGCAAAAAAATCTATTGGAAAGAATTGCTCAGGAAAAAGAACTTGAATTCACCTTGGAAGGAGAATCAGAAGCTTGGGTGCTGGCCGACAAAAACATGATTGAACTGGTAATTCGAAATCTGCTCAACAATGCGGTGAAGTTTTCAGGCCTTCATGGAATCATAAAGATGTCCACTAAAATCGAAGATCAACACGTCTCTATCTGTATCGAGGATAATGGATCAGGAATATCTGAAGAAAACCTTACTAAACTTCGAAACGGGATCTCTTTCACAACCAAAGGTCAACACAATGAATCAGGTACTGGGTTGGGACTTATTTTAGTGAATGAATACATTTCCAAAAACCATGGCTCTTTGGATGTTCAGTCAGAATTAGGAAAAGGCACCACGTTTTGCATTCAACTCCCTATTGGAACAAAACCTTCCTAA
- a CDS encoding TIGR00366 family protein, which produces MNQPNKRHIFPTPFVLVIGLTIFCFSWVVISEGESNQTFGEKLYSALDYWQSGFFGLLGFTVQMMMILVFGYALAIVEPVNRFLKAIASIPTNSTQAVFSTGLITMLAGLFNWGFGLIIGALLARYMSVGLAEKGLKSNTALLASAGYLGMAVWHGGLSGSAPLKVAEPTHFLVDQIGVIGMDQTVLSIYNIGVTAGLIIVFLGVLLVCDQFFTASLGKTKPKPMIPIKPGKTYQLGGVLGGVMLLVLGINYFLSSNPENSSINLNLVNFFLFGLTMLVYKSFKQFTKAVASGLKVSADIFIQFPFYAGILGLMTQSGLLVQFSNQIVDFSSSANLPVFTFFSAGLVNALIPSGGGQWAVQGPVLMEAGKALGVSYEKLILAFSYGDQLTNLLQPFWALPLLAITGVKPKEMFKYCFLLCLVGTIYLTVVLYIIH; this is translated from the coding sequence TTGAATCAACCTAATAAGCGACATATTTTTCCAACTCCCTTTGTTTTGGTTATTGGACTGACAATATTTTGTTTTAGTTGGGTAGTAATTTCAGAAGGGGAATCGAATCAGACGTTTGGAGAAAAACTATATTCTGCACTAGATTATTGGCAATCTGGATTTTTTGGCCTGCTAGGTTTTACAGTTCAAATGATGATGATCTTGGTCTTTGGATATGCCTTGGCCATTGTTGAACCAGTGAATAGATTTTTAAAAGCAATTGCTTCTATTCCTACAAATTCTACTCAAGCTGTTTTTAGTACTGGTCTGATCACCATGTTAGCAGGTTTATTTAACTGGGGCTTTGGTTTGATTATAGGAGCTTTGTTGGCTCGCTATATGTCTGTTGGATTAGCTGAAAAAGGATTGAAATCCAATACTGCATTATTGGCCTCCGCAGGATATTTGGGAATGGCAGTTTGGCATGGGGGACTTTCTGGATCTGCCCCGCTGAAAGTAGCTGAGCCAACCCATTTTTTAGTGGATCAAATTGGGGTAATTGGAATGGATCAAACGGTGTTAAGCATTTACAACATAGGGGTTACCGCAGGATTGATCATCGTATTCCTTGGAGTGTTATTGGTTTGTGATCAATTTTTTACGGCAAGCCTTGGGAAAACCAAGCCTAAGCCCATGATACCCATCAAACCGGGGAAAACGTATCAACTCGGTGGTGTTTTAGGAGGAGTAATGTTATTGGTTTTGGGGATCAATTATTTTTTAAGTTCTAATCCAGAAAATTCCTCCATCAACTTAAACTTGGTGAATTTTTTCCTTTTTGGATTGACCATGTTGGTATATAAATCATTCAAACAATTTACCAAAGCAGTGGCCTCCGGATTAAAAGTTTCAGCGGATATTTTTATTCAATTCCCGTTTTATGCGGGGATATTAGGGCTAATGACCCAATCAGGCTTATTGGTTCAGTTCTCAAATCAAATTGTTGATTTTTCTAGCTCAGCCAATCTTCCTGTGTTCACTTTTTTTTCGGCCGGATTAGTGAATGCGTTGATTCCATCAGGAGGTGGGCAATGGGCGGTTCAAGGGCCGGTGCTCATGGAAGCAGGAAAAGCCCTTGGAGTCTCTTATGAAAAGTTGATTTTGGCCTTTTCTTATGGAGATCAACTCACGAATTTACTTCAGCCGTTTTGGGCCCTGCCATTGTTGGCTATCACGGGAGTTAAGCCAAAGGAGATGTTTAAATATTGCTTTTTACTATGCTTGGTTGGAACTATTTATCTGACTGTTGTCCTTTATATTATTCATTAA
- a CDS encoding aconitate hydratase — translation MAFDIEMIKAVYAKYPERIAAARKVVGKPLTLAEKILYAHLWEGDATQSFERGKSYVDFAPDRVAMQDATAQMALLQFMQAGKEKVAVPSTAHCDHLILAQNGAKADLKSSLTASGEVFNFLESVSNKYGIGFWKPGAGIIHQVVLENYAFPGGMMIGTDSHTVNAGGLGMVAIGVGGADAVDVMAGMAWELKFPKLIGVKLTGKMNGWTSAKDVILKVAGILTVKGGTGCIVEYFGEGAKSLSATGKGTICNMGAEIGATTSTFGYDESMERYLKATDRADVAELANAVKEHLTGDEEVYTHPEKYFDQVIEIDLSTLEPHINGPFTPDRATPVSQIRAEAEKNGWPTKVEWGLIGSCTNSSYEDLSRASSIAQQAVDKKLKTKAEFGINPGSEQVRFTADRDGLLKIFTDLDATIFTNACGPCIGQWARAGADKKEKNTIVHSFNRNFSKRADGNPNTHAFVTSPEMVAAIAISGDLGFNPLTDTLVNADGVEVKLDPPKGDELPEKGFAVEDNGYQAPAEDGSGVEVVVKPDSNRLQLLEPFAPWDGKNITGAKLLIKAFGKCTTDHISMAGPWLRFRGHLDNISDNCLIGAVNAFNEATNSVKNQLTGEYGPVPATQRAYKAAGVPTIVVGDHNYGEGSSREHAAMEPRHLGVKAVLVKSFARIHETNLKKQGMLALTFANESDYDKVQEDDTINFLDLDQFAPEKPLTLEFVHADGSKDIIVANHSYNDAQIDWFKAGSALNLIKAKAK, via the coding sequence ATGGCATTTGATATAGAAATGATCAAGGCAGTGTATGCGAAGTATCCTGAGCGTATCGCAGCTGCCAGGAAGGTGGTGGGAAAGCCACTTACTTTAGCTGAGAAAATACTTTATGCTCACCTTTGGGAAGGAGATGCTACACAAAGCTTTGAAAGAGGGAAGTCGTATGTAGATTTCGCTCCTGATAGAGTTGCCATGCAAGATGCAACTGCCCAAATGGCGCTATTGCAGTTTATGCAAGCTGGAAAAGAAAAAGTGGCAGTTCCTTCTACTGCACACTGTGATCACCTGATCTTGGCGCAAAATGGAGCGAAAGCTGATTTGAAGAGCTCTCTTACAGCCAGTGGTGAGGTGTTTAACTTTTTGGAGTCAGTTTCCAATAAATATGGAATAGGGTTCTGGAAGCCAGGAGCAGGTATTATTCACCAAGTGGTATTGGAAAATTATGCATTCCCAGGAGGAATGATGATTGGAACAGATTCACATACTGTAAATGCAGGTGGCCTTGGAATGGTTGCGATAGGTGTTGGTGGTGCTGATGCAGTGGATGTGATGGCTGGCATGGCTTGGGAGTTGAAATTCCCTAAACTGATTGGTGTGAAGTTGACTGGAAAAATGAATGGCTGGACTTCTGCCAAAGATGTAATCTTGAAAGTAGCTGGAATCTTGACTGTAAAAGGAGGAACCGGTTGCATCGTAGAATACTTCGGAGAAGGTGCAAAATCACTTTCTGCTACTGGTAAAGGTACCATTTGTAACATGGGTGCTGAGATTGGAGCAACTACTTCCACTTTTGGTTATGATGAGTCTATGGAGCGTTACTTGAAAGCTACGGATCGTGCAGATGTAGCTGAATTAGCGAATGCGGTAAAAGAACATTTGACTGGAGACGAAGAGGTTTATACCCACCCGGAGAAATACTTTGATCAAGTTATTGAAATTGATCTTTCCACTTTGGAGCCACATATCAATGGTCCATTTACTCCAGATAGAGCAACTCCAGTTTCTCAAATCCGTGCAGAAGCGGAAAAGAACGGATGGCCAACAAAAGTAGAGTGGGGTTTAATCGGTTCTTGTACCAACTCTTCCTATGAAGATTTGTCAAGAGCTTCTTCCATCGCTCAACAGGCGGTAGATAAAAAATTGAAAACCAAAGCTGAATTTGGAATTAACCCAGGTTCTGAACAAGTAAGATTTACAGCAGACCGTGATGGACTATTGAAGATTTTTACTGATTTAGATGCCACGATCTTCACAAATGCTTGTGGACCTTGTATTGGACAATGGGCTAGAGCAGGTGCAGATAAAAAAGAGAAGAACACCATTGTTCACTCTTTTAACAGAAACTTCTCAAAACGTGCGGATGGTAATCCTAATACCCATGCATTTGTGACTTCCCCTGAAATGGTGGCTGCAATTGCTATTTCTGGTGACTTAGGTTTTAACCCACTTACAGATACACTGGTCAATGCTGACGGGGTAGAGGTGAAATTGGATCCACCAAAAGGTGATGAACTTCCAGAAAAGGGTTTTGCAGTTGAAGATAATGGATACCAGGCTCCAGCAGAAGATGGAAGTGGGGTTGAAGTAGTGGTGAAGCCTGATTCCAATCGTCTACAATTGTTGGAACCATTTGCTCCATGGGATGGAAAGAATATCACTGGTGCCAAATTGTTGATCAAAGCTTTCGGAAAATGTACTACCGACCATATTTCTATGGCTGGTCCTTGGTTGCGTTTCAGAGGTCACTTAGATAATATTTCAGACAATTGCTTGATCGGTGCTGTCAATGCATTCAATGAGGCAACCAATTCTGTAAAAAACCAATTGACAGGAGAATATGGTCCTGTACCTGCTACTCAAAGAGCTTACAAAGCAGCTGGTGTTCCAACCATCGTGGTTGGGGATCACAATTATGGCGAAGGATCTTCTAGAGAGCATGCGGCCATGGAACCAAGACACCTAGGGGTGAAAGCAGTTTTGGTGAAATCTTTTGCGAGAATTCATGAAACCAATTTGAAGAAGCAAGGTATGCTTGCCTTGACTTTTGCAAATGAATCAGATTATGATAAAGTTCAGGAAGATGATACCATCAACTTCTTAGACTTGGATCAATTTGCTCCAGAAAAGCCATTGACCCTTGAGTTTGTTCATGCTGATGGTTCAAAAGACATTATTGTTGCAAACCATAGTTATAATGATGCTCAGATTGATTGGTTCAAGGCAGGTTCTGCATTAAACTTGATTAAGGCAAAAGCTAAGTAA
- a CDS encoding PAS domain-containing hybrid sensor histidine kinase/response regulator, giving the protein MFTTDKTVKVSALKKKAYTQKAINYSMQERGINSTFKKIIYESSEMVFLADDTFPYSIFYANESFETLIGESLQEKTLAGLGLDINAYIFKEELILSHGGKDYSFRLELPHENGSNYFLFYKGKEVKTHGLPNNQEAQQFFKSNLDIIAIGQHDYFTYVNGSVLPVLGYEVEGLLNTSLCNLIHPQDLDLVKSTWKENAGQEGNAFFEVRVKSKQGLYKSIECSVQFTPDRFFIIGRDISERVKEGEVLSQIEKLKIASPTMAPSGSWRYNKSTRIIHLDLIASNLLGFPQVIDLNRIDLHEPIQEFKSVWSAVFDQQEPVQGELECELPIKSLEGKHIQLKGIQVSDDNDQFAGVLWDDFEIIQQANRTKTLEQLLMESPEPAMVVYPDGEVYLANAEVNRLFGMDKDITHLSDLGVLFDDPELWKDWIQTEDNTKHTQRFSSLLINGQGKQLTLEVASKVVLTSEKSLISLSFRNISEKVTLEKNLEESSNFLMNLTEQVPGGLYQMLLDKEGKMKFSFLSKGISSVLGLNPEEIKDFEDISSAISRVHPMDLPQVIMSSVASARKQEPWQCQFRVKTNSENNEYRWVLGAARPQLLSNGDMVWYGYLTDISNQKEFEAKLDEARKTAEKASQIKSDFLSMISHELRTPLNAISGSTYSLLQEQPTDSQKTALNTINFAVDNLIIMINDLLDFQKIEAGKLTIEKAPFHFENLINQIIKGLSFHARDSKNNLNLHTSEGLDKWLKGDKTRLSQILNNLITNALKFTKEGDVDVSVLLRSQDSEKVRIYFEVKDSGIGIAKENQEKIFNDFDQVKPTFSTKYGGTGLGLSITRKLLGLMGGKIQLESEEGKGSRFFFELEFEVSEDQPLSHVSAKEVQKDPKVLNLLMAEDNDVNALVLGKIIKKWGFTYERVLNGQEAVDAVKSKDYDCVLMDIQMPVMDGFDATTAIKSFSTIPVIALTAAAKLEIMEKIDHCGFDGFVAKPIDAAELLKKIREVVSGESYSA; this is encoded by the coding sequence ATGTTTACGACAGATAAGACTGTAAAAGTCTCAGCTTTGAAAAAAAAGGCATACACCCAAAAAGCGATAAATTATTCAATGCAAGAAAGAGGTATTAATAGCACCTTTAAAAAAATCATTTACGAATCTTCGGAAATGGTGTTTCTTGCTGATGATACATTTCCCTATAGTATTTTCTATGCGAATGAATCATTTGAAACGCTAATTGGAGAGTCACTCCAAGAGAAGACCCTTGCTGGTCTTGGTTTGGACATCAATGCCTATATCTTTAAAGAAGAACTGATTCTTTCCCATGGAGGTAAAGATTATAGCTTCCGGTTAGAACTTCCACATGAGAATGGTTCTAACTATTTTCTTTTCTACAAAGGAAAAGAGGTAAAGACACACGGATTGCCGAATAACCAAGAAGCGCAACAGTTTTTTAAATCCAACCTTGATATCATTGCAATCGGTCAACATGATTACTTTACTTATGTGAATGGATCTGTATTACCAGTATTAGGGTATGAGGTGGAAGGATTGTTAAATACCAGTTTATGCAATTTGATCCATCCTCAAGATTTGGATCTTGTCAAGTCTACTTGGAAAGAAAACGCTGGTCAGGAAGGGAATGCTTTCTTTGAAGTTAGGGTAAAGAGTAAGCAGGGCCTTTATAAAAGTATTGAATGTTCTGTCCAGTTTACGCCGGACAGATTTTTTATTATAGGCCGGGATATTTCTGAAAGAGTAAAAGAGGGAGAAGTATTAAGTCAAATCGAGAAATTGAAAATAGCTTCTCCAACCATGGCTCCATCAGGCTCTTGGAGATATAACAAGAGTACTCGAATCATTCATCTGGATTTAATAGCCTCCAACTTATTAGGCTTTCCTCAAGTTATTGACTTGAATAGAATAGACCTCCATGAACCCATACAGGAATTCAAGTCCGTTTGGAGTGCTGTCTTTGATCAACAGGAGCCTGTACAAGGAGAACTGGAATGTGAATTACCAATCAAAAGTCTAGAAGGGAAGCATATTCAACTTAAAGGAATACAAGTAAGTGACGATAATGACCAATTTGCAGGTGTTTTATGGGACGATTTTGAAATAATTCAACAAGCAAATCGTACAAAGACGCTGGAGCAACTTTTGATGGAATCTCCTGAGCCAGCGATGGTCGTCTATCCAGATGGAGAAGTATACTTAGCAAATGCAGAAGTCAATCGACTTTTTGGTATGGATAAGGATATTACCCATCTGTCTGACCTAGGAGTTTTGTTTGATGATCCAGAACTTTGGAAAGATTGGATCCAAACAGAAGATAATACCAAACATACCCAACGATTCTCTTCCTTGTTGATCAATGGGCAGGGGAAGCAATTGACATTAGAAGTGGCTTCTAAAGTGGTTTTGACTTCCGAAAAAAGTTTGATTAGTCTTTCTTTTAGAAATATTTCCGAGAAAGTAACACTAGAGAAAAACCTAGAGGAAAGCAGTAACTTCTTGATGAACTTAACAGAGCAAGTTCCTGGTGGATTGTACCAGATGTTGCTGGATAAGGAAGGTAAAATGAAGTTTTCATTCCTTTCCAAGGGAATCAGTTCTGTGCTTGGACTGAATCCGGAGGAGATTAAAGACTTTGAGGATATTTCTTCGGCCATTTCCAGAGTACATCCTATGGATTTGCCACAGGTGATCATGAGTTCTGTAGCCTCAGCACGTAAACAAGAGCCTTGGCAATGCCAATTTAGGGTCAAAACCAACTCTGAAAACAACGAATATCGTTGGGTGCTAGGAGCTGCCAGGCCCCAGTTGTTATCTAACGGTGATATGGTTTGGTATGGATATCTGACCGATATCAGTAATCAAAAGGAATTTGAAGCTAAACTGGATGAAGCGAGGAAGACTGCAGAAAAAGCCAGTCAAATCAAATCTGATTTCTTGTCCATGATTAGTCATGAGTTAAGAACTCCTTTGAATGCCATTTCAGGTTCCACCTACTCATTACTCCAAGAGCAGCCTACTGATTCCCAAAAAACAGCTTTAAATACCATAAACTTTGCGGTAGATAATTTGATTATCATGATCAATGATCTACTGGATTTCCAGAAAATTGAAGCTGGTAAACTTACCATTGAGAAAGCACCTTTCCATTTCGAAAATCTGATCAATCAAATTATTAAGGGATTATCCTTCCATGCACGAGACAGCAAAAATAATTTAAACCTGCACACCTCGGAAGGATTGGATAAATGGTTGAAAGGGGATAAAACCAGGTTGTCTCAAATTTTGAATAACCTGATTACAAATGCCCTGAAATTCACAAAAGAAGGGGATGTAGATGTTTCTGTTTTATTGAGAAGTCAAGATTCAGAAAAAGTAAGAATCTATTTTGAGGTGAAGGATAGTGGGATCGGAATTGCTAAAGAGAATCAAGAAAAGATTTTCAATGATTTTGACCAGGTGAAACCTACGTTTAGCACTAAGTATGGAGGGACCGGTCTTGGGCTTTCTATTACTCGTAAATTATTGGGTTTAATGGGAGGGAAGATCCAATTGGAATCCGAGGAAGGTAAGGGAAGTAGGTTCTTTTTTGAATTAGAATTTGAGGTTTCCGAAGATCAACCTTTATCCCATGTTTCTGCTAAAGAAGTACAGAAGGATCCCAAAGTATTAAATCTGTTGATGGCAGAGGATAATGATGTAAATGCATTGGTATTAGGTAAAATTATAAAGAAGTGGGGCTTCACCTATGAACGCGTTTTGAATGGCCAGGAAGCCGTGGATGCTGTCAAGTCGAAAGACTATGATTGTGTACTGATGGATATTCAAATGCCTGTAATGGATGGGTTCGATGCAACCACCGCCATCAAATCATTTTCTACTATCCCTGTAATTGCATTAACTGCTGCCGCAAAGCTTGAGATCATGGAAAAGATAGATCACTGTGGCTTTGATGGGTTTGTAGCCAAACCGATCGATGCAGCAGAGCTATTGAAGAAAATAAGAGAAGTCGTTTCCGGCGAGAGTTATAGTGCCTGA
- a CDS encoding tetratricopeptide repeat protein, with the protein MQKLSVKKRIAIKSMVMIAFLGIYSCDTVEDKKGRFLLKGNEKIEENDPKSAISFYEEAIKLDSNYVDAYFNKAMAHLKINQLDLAIHALDDALKIDPSNFEGYFQRGLAYLDNGEFYKAREDAEKLISLDDQSWKSFFLSGLVEEKLNNYPKALASFEKAVSLDPTNSDLLVNQATLLYYENKSAEAMEILDQAELVNPMEPNLHNLRSMIYFDEGDYENALNAVDKAIVINNSQAYYYNNKGLYLMYLGKLEEGLELVNQSLKMDSNNPFALRNKGIYYVMKGDKVTAMQFLAELSQNYPDMDLVAEYIQKAQAL; encoded by the coding sequence ATGCAAAAATTGAGCGTAAAAAAGAGGATAGCGATTAAATCCATGGTGATGATTGCCTTTTTAGGGATTTATTCCTGCGACACCGTGGAGGATAAAAAAGGTAGGTTCCTGTTGAAAGGGAATGAGAAAATTGAAGAAAACGACCCTAAATCGGCGATCTCTTTCTACGAAGAAGCCATCAAGCTAGACAGCAATTACGTTGACGCTTATTTCAATAAAGCGATGGCTCATTTAAAAATCAATCAACTTGATTTGGCCATTCATGCATTGGATGATGCCCTAAAAATCGATCCTTCCAATTTTGAAGGTTATTTCCAAAGAGGCTTGGCATACTTGGACAATGGAGAGTTTTACAAGGCAAGAGAGGATGCAGAGAAACTCATCAGTTTAGATGATCAATCCTGGAAATCTTTTTTCTTATCTGGCCTGGTGGAAGAGAAATTGAACAATTATCCAAAAGCACTGGCCTCTTTCGAAAAAGCAGTAAGCTTAGACCCTACGAATTCTGATTTATTGGTCAATCAAGCAACCCTACTTTATTATGAGAATAAGTCTGCTGAAGCCATGGAAATCTTGGATCAAGCTGAATTAGTAAATCCAATGGAACCTAATCTTCACAATTTGAGATCCATGATCTATTTTGATGAAGGAGATTACGAAAATGCATTAAATGCAGTAGATAAAGCGATTGTAATCAATAATTCTCAAGCCTATTATTACAACAATAAAGGCCTATACTTGATGTATTTGGGGAAATTGGAAGAAGGTCTAGAGTTGGTCAACCAAAGTCTAAAAATGGATTCAAATAATCCATTTGCCCTAAGAAATAAAGGAATCTATTATGTAATGAAAGGGGATAAAGTCACTGCTATGCAGTTTTTGGCTGAGCTAAGTCAAAATTATCCAGACATGGATTTGGTAGCGGAATACATTCAAAAAGCTCAGGCACTATAA